From Hylaeus volcanicus isolate JK05 chromosome 2, UHH_iyHylVolc1.0_haploid, whole genome shotgun sequence, the proteins below share one genomic window:
- the LOC128872325 gene encoding serine/threonine-protein kinase BRSK2 isoform X3 yields MQGKESPVGSNTQETTHQYVGPYRLEKTLGKGQTGLVKLGVHCVLGKKVAIKIINREKLSESVLMKVEREIAIMKLIDHPHVLGLSDVYENKKYLYLVLEHVSGGELFDYLVKKSRLTPKEARRFFRQIISALDFCHSHSICHRDLKPENLLLDEKNNIKIADFGMASLQPAGSMLETSCGSPHYACPEVIRGEKYDGRKADVWSCGVILYALLVGALPFDDDNLRKLLEKVKRGVFYIPHFVPPECQNLLKGMIEVDPDKRLTLAEINRHVWVTAAGKGELELELSMMDVVQTHVIPSVDAIDPDVLQAIASLGCFKERDKLIQELLSPNHNTEKVIYFLLLERKRRRPACEDELEVMRGGVRGSTGQLEADPPRKRVDTCRVNGSTALNLGEISHGSPLTPRRQSSARHHARRSPSTGCHTHASHSHASTPGSSPLHGSNAVAGLLSPHRTPPSSHLIVSQTGSPHRLSAITTTAGNGNTTSPAVAAPVPTLPNVGIEINDVQQVVAVGVTPPGSPHTGAGSGAHHWRSRLTTIKNSFLGSPRFHRRKLLTSTEEVHLTPDSSPELTKKSWFGSLMTTEKDETFTVLVKGKVLASVKADLIHAFLSIAELSHSVISPMSFKVEYKRGSTGPAMFQRQVRFQVEISAISKQPSEPLFAITFTLLSGNIRRFRRVCEHIQSQVCSRNVGLSLGGQSRPAPPSPRASRKFATEMSESSSCGSDTSERLFVSPHPATRQIDSDMESDTSVFDVKSPTRENGRRSSTSTNNNNPLPGDVTPTPGSPTKAVRSNSESQNTPEKKCVTTMSGNNIA; encoded by the exons ATGCAGGGCAAGGAGAGCCCCGTCGGGTCCAACACCCAGGAGACGACCCATCAGTATGTCGGCCCTTATCGGCTCGAGAAAACCTTGGGAAAGGGGCAAACCG GATTAGTGAAACTTGGGGTCCACTGCGTGTTGGGCAAGAAGGTGGCGATAAAAATCATCAACAGGGAAAAGCTGTCGGAATCCGTGCTGATGAAGGTAGAGAGAGAGATCGcgattatgaaattaatcgatcaTCCTCACGTGCTTGGCCTTTCGGACGTATACGagaacaagaaatattt aTATCTTGTTCTGGAACACGTATCGGGCGGGGAACTGTTCGACTATTTAGTGAAAAAGAGTAGACTAACGCCAAAGGAAGCGAGAAGATTTTTTCGACAAATAATTTCCGCGTTAGATTTTTGCCATAGTCATAGTATATG TCATAGAGATTTGAAGCCTGAAAACTTGCTGCTAGACGAGAAGAACAACATTAAGATCGCGGATTTCGGAATGGCGTCGTTGCAACCCGCGGGTTCCATGCTGGAGACCAGCTGCGGATCTCCTCATTACGCCTGCCCCGAAGTTATTCGA GGTGAGAAATACGACGGCAGGAAGGCGGACGTTTGGTCGTGCGGGGTGATACTTTACGCGCTTCTGGTAGGCGCGTTGCCCTTCGACGACGACAATTTGAGAAAGCTGCTGGAGAAAGTGAAGCGCGGGGTGTTCTACATTCCGCACTTTGTGCCGCCCGAGTGTCAGAATCTGCTCAAGGGGATGATCGAGGTCGATCCGGATAAGAGATTAACG CTGGCGGAGATAAACAGGCACGTGTGGGTGACAGCGGCGGGCAAGGGCGAGTTAGAGTTAGAACTGTCGATGATGGACGTTGTGCAGACCCACGTTATTCCGTCCGTGGACGCAATCGATCCGGACGTGTTGCAGGCGATCGCTAGCCTAGGCTGCTTCAAAGAGCGGGACAAACTTATCCAAGAACTGCTCAGCCCAAA CCACAACACGGAGAAGGTGATTTACTTTCTGTTGCTCGAGAGGAAACGAAGAAGACCGGCGTGCGAGGACGAGCTGGAGGTAATGAGAGGAGGCGTCAGGGGATCTACGGGACAATTGGAAGCGGATCCTCCTAGGAAACGAGTCGACACGTGCCGAGTCAACGGCAGCACGGCCCTCAATCTCGGCGAAATTAGCCACGGCTCACCTTTGACTCCTAGAAGACAGTCGAG CGCGAGACACCACGCTCGTCGATCGCCGAGCACAGGATGCCACACGCACGCGTCCCATTCGCACGCGTCAACGCCGGGCAGTTCGCCGTTGCACGGCTCGAACGCCGTGGCAGGACTCCTGAGTCCTCACAGGACTCCTCCGAGCTCGCATCTGATCGTAAGTCAGACGGGAAGCCCTCACAGACTGTCGGCTATCACGACCACTGCGGGCAACGGAAACACGACCAGTCCGGCTGTCGCAGCTCCGGTTCCGACATTGCCCAACGTGGGAATAGAAATAAACGACGTCCAACAGG TAGTCGCGGTCGGTGTTACGCCGCCAGGATCACCGCACACGGGAGCTGGTTCCGGCGCCCATCACTGGAGATCGAGGCTAACCACCATCAAGAATTCATTCCTGGGTAGCCCTCGATTTCATCGCCGCAAACTGCTCACAAGTACCGAGGAG GTACACCTCACGCCGGATTCATCTCCAGAACTTACGAAGAAATCGTGGTTCGGCAGCCTGATGACTACGGAGAAAGACGAAACGTTCACCGTTCTCGTTAAGGGGAAGGTATTGGCCAGCGTCAAAGCCGACTTGATTCACGCTTTCTTATCG ATAGCGGAGTTGTCTCACAGCGTCATCTCGCCGATGTCCTTCAAAGTGGAATACAAACGAGGAAGCACGGGACCCGCGATGTTCCAAAGACAAGTGCGTTTTCAAGTCGAAATCAGCGCCATTTCGAAACAACCGAGCGAACCGTTATTCGCCATTACCTTTACTCTGCTAAGCG GTAATATTCGAAGATTTAGGAGGGTTTGCGAGCACATTCAGTCGCAGGTCTGCTCGCGAAACGTAGGATTGAGCTTAGGAGGACAGAGCAGACCGGCACCGCCGAGTCCGCGAGCCTCGAGGAAGTTTGCTACGGAAATGAGCGAAAGTTCCAGTTGCGGCAGCGACACCAGCGAACGACTGTTCGTCAGCCCGCATCCAGCTACCAGACAG ATCGACTCCGACATGGAGTCCGACACGTCCGTATTCGACGTGAAATCGCCGACACGCGAGAACGGCCGTCGAAGTTCCACGTCGACGAACAATAATAACCCGTTACCAGGTGACGTGACGCCAACACCGGGAAGCCCGACGAAGGCGGTGCGCAGCAACTCGGAGAGCCAAAACACTCCGGAGAAGAAATGCGTGACCACGATGAGCGGCAACAACATAGCGTGA
- the LOC128872325 gene encoding serine/threonine-protein kinase BRSK2 isoform X1: MQGKESPVGSNTQETTHQYVGPYRLEKTLGKGQTGLVKLGVHCVLGKKVAIKIINREKLSESVLMKVEREIAIMKLIDHPHVLGLSDVYENKKYLYLVLEHVSGGELFDYLVKKSRLTPKEARRFFRQIISALDFCHSHSICHRDLKPENLLLDEKNNIKIADFGMASLQPAGSMLETSCGSPHYACPEVIRGEKYDGRKADVWSCGVILYALLVGALPFDDDNLRKLLEKVKRGVFYIPHFVPPECQNLLKGMIEVDPDKRLTLAEINRHVWVTAAGKGELELELSMMDVVQTHVIPSVDAIDPDVLQAIASLGCFKERDKLIQELLSPNHNTEKVIYFLLLERKRRRPACEDELEVMRGGVRGSTGQLEADPPRKRVDTCRVNGSTALNLGEISHGSPLTPRRQSSARHHARRSPSTGCHTHASHSHASTPGSSPLHGSNAVAGLLSPHRTPPSSHLIVSQTGSPHRLSAITTTAGNGNTTSPAVAAPVPTLPNVGIEINDVQQVVAVGVTPPGSPHTGAGSGAHHWRSRLTTIKNSFLGSPRFHRRKLLTSTEEVHLTPDSSPELTKKSWFGSLMTTEKDETFTVLVKGKVLASVKADLIHAFLSIAELSHSVISPMSFKVEYKRGSTGPAMFQRQVRFQVEISAISKQPSEPLFAITFTLLSGNIRRFRRVCEHIQSQVCSRNVGLSLGGQSRPAPPSPRASRKFATEMSESSSCGSDTSERLFVSPHPATRQVVCFNKIDSDMESDTSVFDVKSPTRENGRRSSTSTNNNNPLPGDVTPTPGSPTKAVRSNSESQNTPEKKCVTTMSGNNIA; this comes from the exons ATGCAGGGCAAGGAGAGCCCCGTCGGGTCCAACACCCAGGAGACGACCCATCAGTATGTCGGCCCTTATCGGCTCGAGAAAACCTTGGGAAAGGGGCAAACCG GATTAGTGAAACTTGGGGTCCACTGCGTGTTGGGCAAGAAGGTGGCGATAAAAATCATCAACAGGGAAAAGCTGTCGGAATCCGTGCTGATGAAGGTAGAGAGAGAGATCGcgattatgaaattaatcgatcaTCCTCACGTGCTTGGCCTTTCGGACGTATACGagaacaagaaatattt aTATCTTGTTCTGGAACACGTATCGGGCGGGGAACTGTTCGACTATTTAGTGAAAAAGAGTAGACTAACGCCAAAGGAAGCGAGAAGATTTTTTCGACAAATAATTTCCGCGTTAGATTTTTGCCATAGTCATAGTATATG TCATAGAGATTTGAAGCCTGAAAACTTGCTGCTAGACGAGAAGAACAACATTAAGATCGCGGATTTCGGAATGGCGTCGTTGCAACCCGCGGGTTCCATGCTGGAGACCAGCTGCGGATCTCCTCATTACGCCTGCCCCGAAGTTATTCGA GGTGAGAAATACGACGGCAGGAAGGCGGACGTTTGGTCGTGCGGGGTGATACTTTACGCGCTTCTGGTAGGCGCGTTGCCCTTCGACGACGACAATTTGAGAAAGCTGCTGGAGAAAGTGAAGCGCGGGGTGTTCTACATTCCGCACTTTGTGCCGCCCGAGTGTCAGAATCTGCTCAAGGGGATGATCGAGGTCGATCCGGATAAGAGATTAACG CTGGCGGAGATAAACAGGCACGTGTGGGTGACAGCGGCGGGCAAGGGCGAGTTAGAGTTAGAACTGTCGATGATGGACGTTGTGCAGACCCACGTTATTCCGTCCGTGGACGCAATCGATCCGGACGTGTTGCAGGCGATCGCTAGCCTAGGCTGCTTCAAAGAGCGGGACAAACTTATCCAAGAACTGCTCAGCCCAAA CCACAACACGGAGAAGGTGATTTACTTTCTGTTGCTCGAGAGGAAACGAAGAAGACCGGCGTGCGAGGACGAGCTGGAGGTAATGAGAGGAGGCGTCAGGGGATCTACGGGACAATTGGAAGCGGATCCTCCTAGGAAACGAGTCGACACGTGCCGAGTCAACGGCAGCACGGCCCTCAATCTCGGCGAAATTAGCCACGGCTCACCTTTGACTCCTAGAAGACAGTCGAG CGCGAGACACCACGCTCGTCGATCGCCGAGCACAGGATGCCACACGCACGCGTCCCATTCGCACGCGTCAACGCCGGGCAGTTCGCCGTTGCACGGCTCGAACGCCGTGGCAGGACTCCTGAGTCCTCACAGGACTCCTCCGAGCTCGCATCTGATCGTAAGTCAGACGGGAAGCCCTCACAGACTGTCGGCTATCACGACCACTGCGGGCAACGGAAACACGACCAGTCCGGCTGTCGCAGCTCCGGTTCCGACATTGCCCAACGTGGGAATAGAAATAAACGACGTCCAACAGG TAGTCGCGGTCGGTGTTACGCCGCCAGGATCACCGCACACGGGAGCTGGTTCCGGCGCCCATCACTGGAGATCGAGGCTAACCACCATCAAGAATTCATTCCTGGGTAGCCCTCGATTTCATCGCCGCAAACTGCTCACAAGTACCGAGGAG GTACACCTCACGCCGGATTCATCTCCAGAACTTACGAAGAAATCGTGGTTCGGCAGCCTGATGACTACGGAGAAAGACGAAACGTTCACCGTTCTCGTTAAGGGGAAGGTATTGGCCAGCGTCAAAGCCGACTTGATTCACGCTTTCTTATCG ATAGCGGAGTTGTCTCACAGCGTCATCTCGCCGATGTCCTTCAAAGTGGAATACAAACGAGGAAGCACGGGACCCGCGATGTTCCAAAGACAAGTGCGTTTTCAAGTCGAAATCAGCGCCATTTCGAAACAACCGAGCGAACCGTTATTCGCCATTACCTTTACTCTGCTAAGCG GTAATATTCGAAGATTTAGGAGGGTTTGCGAGCACATTCAGTCGCAGGTCTGCTCGCGAAACGTAGGATTGAGCTTAGGAGGACAGAGCAGACCGGCACCGCCGAGTCCGCGAGCCTCGAGGAAGTTTGCTACGGAAATGAGCGAAAGTTCCAGTTGCGGCAGCGACACCAGCGAACGACTGTTCGTCAGCCCGCATCCAGCTACCAGACAGGTAGTCTGTTTCAACAAG ATCGACTCCGACATGGAGTCCGACACGTCCGTATTCGACGTGAAATCGCCGACACGCGAGAACGGCCGTCGAAGTTCCACGTCGACGAACAATAATAACCCGTTACCAGGTGACGTGACGCCAACACCGGGAAGCCCGACGAAGGCGGTGCGCAGCAACTCGGAGAGCCAAAACACTCCGGAGAAGAAATGCGTGACCACGATGAGCGGCAACAACATAGCGTGA
- the LOC128884832 gene encoding putative histone-lysine N-methyltransferase 1, translated as MNKKKESKLVAQLNIDKDANVTTRRRSLNMEKKQGYNVSLHHKKASFKQTIKQKNTTKRQKSPKKLPDSNKLLKNKEDTCKHQIEHLNQILKQTSTCPTLTQEELKLLFMKYKLDGHYRTNTNLPPVTSLLNNANNVIDANSYLYGKTPYTENNLSMHNNLNYMSTNCNVTHLHTCHNSENILTDGYYKIQPESNLNDNKISDMEEHQSLKYLNKDLIFNAQYEKTDQYLLNSNIYNNCYLNEWNNNSTVSINKCNNFQSWENEHLDCVSGTNNMSLYYGTKNNLEDQMQATVALIFNKILILTLQTHAIYQIIF; from the exons atgaataaaaagaaagaatcaaAGTTAGTAGCACAACTTAACATAGACAAAGACGCTAATGTAACGACGAGAAGAAGAAGCTTA aatatggaaaaaaaacaaGGATACAATGTATCACTGCATCATAAAAAGGCAAGttttaaacaaacaataaagcaaaaaaatacaacaaaacgTCAGAAAAGTCCTAAAAAATTACCTGATTCAAACaagcttttaaaaaataaagaagatacATGTAAGCATCAAATTGAACATTTGaaccaaattttaaaacaaactaGTACATGTCCAACGCTTACACAAGAAGAATTAAAACTGTTattcatgaaatataaattggaTGGACATTATAGAACTAATACAAATTTACCACCAGTTACTAGTCTGTTGAATAATGCAAATAATGTAATTGATGCAAACAGTTATCTTTATGGTAAAACACCATATACAGAGAACAATTTAAGCATGCACAATAATCTTAATTATATGTCAACAAATTGCAATGTCACACATTTGCACACATGTCATAATAGTGAAAATATACTAACTGATggatattacaaaattcagcctgaatcaaatttaaatgataataaaatctCTGACATGGAAGAACATCagagtttaaaatatttaaacaaagatttgatttttaatgcaCAATATGAAAAGACAgatcaatatttattgaattcgaatatttataataattgttacttaAACGAATGGAATAACAATAGTACAGtctcaataaataaatgtaacaactTTCAATCATGGGAGAATGAACACTTGGATTGTGTTTCTGGAACAAATAACATGTCATTGTACTAtggtacaaaaaataatttagaagaCCAAA TGCAGGCAACAGTAGcattaatattcaacaaaattttaatacttacGCTTCAAACTCATGCTATATATCAGATAATTTTCTAA
- the LOC128872334 gene encoding apoptosis regulatory protein Siva-like — MPKRPCMFEDDLPPQLKVHVGQKQVDNGVCREERMKTVYGRTMDLLKEGVKSLSRKLNESMDMNLDDILSSKASSSCRIKQERNSKQMVLNSNLELLKTDKAIKDVHPKYDLCECNRVIDQNTFCKCSYCDQVLCNSCLFECVSCLQLFCQNCSLPVYDYEEQKKCLNCYK, encoded by the exons ATGCCGAAACGTCCGTGCATGTTCGAAGACGATTTACCCCCTCAACTAAAGGTACACGTAGGTCAAAAACAAGTCGACAATGGTGTTTGCCGAGAAGAACGAATGAAAACTGTTTACG GCAGAACAATGGATTTATTAAAAGAGGGTGTCAAATCGCTGTCGCGTAAGTTAAACGAATCGATGGATATGAATCTTGACGATATACTTTCGTCAAAGGCATCGTCCTCTTGCAGAATCAAACAGGAACGTAATTCGAAACAAATGGTACTGAATAgtaatttagaattattgaAAACGGATAAAGCTATAAAA gatGTTCATCCAAAGTATGATCTTTGCGAATGCAACCGGGTGATAGATCAAAACACATTTTGCAAATGTTCTTATTGTGATCAAGTATTATGTAATTCTTGTCTGTTCGAATGTGTCAGTTGTTTGCAGTTATTTTGTCAAAACTGTTCCTTGCCTGT GTATGATTACGAAGAGCAAAAGAAGTGCCttaattgttacaaataa
- the LOC128872325 gene encoding serine/threonine-protein kinase BRSK2 isoform X2 gives MQGKESPVGSNTQETTHQYVGPYRLEKTLGKGQTGLVKLGVHCVLGKKVAIKIINREKLSESVLMKVEREIAIMKLIDHPHVLGLSDVYENKKYLYLVLEHVSGGELFDYLVKKSRLTPKEARRFFRQIISALDFCHSHSICHRDLKPENLLLDEKNNIKIADFGMASLQPAGSMLETSCGSPHYACPEVIRGEKYDGRKADVWSCGVILYALLVGALPFDDDNLRKLLEKVKRGVFYIPHFVPPECQNLLKGMIEVDPDKRLTLAEINRHVWVTAAGKGELELELSMMDVVQTHVIPSVDAIDPDVLQAIASLGCFKERDKLIQELLSPNHNTEKVIYFLLLERKRRRPACEDELEVMRGGVRGSTGQLEADPPRKRVDTCRVNGSTALNLGEISHGSPLTPRRQSSARHHARRSPSTGCHTHASHSHASTPGSSPLHGSNAVAGLLSPHRTPPSSHLIVSQTGSPHRLSAITTTAGNGNTTSPAVAAPVPTLPNVGIEINDVQQVAVGVTPPGSPHTGAGSGAHHWRSRLTTIKNSFLGSPRFHRRKLLTSTEEVHLTPDSSPELTKKSWFGSLMTTEKDETFTVLVKGKVLASVKADLIHAFLSIAELSHSVISPMSFKVEYKRGSTGPAMFQRQVRFQVEISAISKQPSEPLFAITFTLLSGNIRRFRRVCEHIQSQVCSRNVGLSLGGQSRPAPPSPRASRKFATEMSESSSCGSDTSERLFVSPHPATRQVVCFNKIDSDMESDTSVFDVKSPTRENGRRSSTSTNNNNPLPGDVTPTPGSPTKAVRSNSESQNTPEKKCVTTMSGNNIA, from the exons ATGCAGGGCAAGGAGAGCCCCGTCGGGTCCAACACCCAGGAGACGACCCATCAGTATGTCGGCCCTTATCGGCTCGAGAAAACCTTGGGAAAGGGGCAAACCG GATTAGTGAAACTTGGGGTCCACTGCGTGTTGGGCAAGAAGGTGGCGATAAAAATCATCAACAGGGAAAAGCTGTCGGAATCCGTGCTGATGAAGGTAGAGAGAGAGATCGcgattatgaaattaatcgatcaTCCTCACGTGCTTGGCCTTTCGGACGTATACGagaacaagaaatattt aTATCTTGTTCTGGAACACGTATCGGGCGGGGAACTGTTCGACTATTTAGTGAAAAAGAGTAGACTAACGCCAAAGGAAGCGAGAAGATTTTTTCGACAAATAATTTCCGCGTTAGATTTTTGCCATAGTCATAGTATATG TCATAGAGATTTGAAGCCTGAAAACTTGCTGCTAGACGAGAAGAACAACATTAAGATCGCGGATTTCGGAATGGCGTCGTTGCAACCCGCGGGTTCCATGCTGGAGACCAGCTGCGGATCTCCTCATTACGCCTGCCCCGAAGTTATTCGA GGTGAGAAATACGACGGCAGGAAGGCGGACGTTTGGTCGTGCGGGGTGATACTTTACGCGCTTCTGGTAGGCGCGTTGCCCTTCGACGACGACAATTTGAGAAAGCTGCTGGAGAAAGTGAAGCGCGGGGTGTTCTACATTCCGCACTTTGTGCCGCCCGAGTGTCAGAATCTGCTCAAGGGGATGATCGAGGTCGATCCGGATAAGAGATTAACG CTGGCGGAGATAAACAGGCACGTGTGGGTGACAGCGGCGGGCAAGGGCGAGTTAGAGTTAGAACTGTCGATGATGGACGTTGTGCAGACCCACGTTATTCCGTCCGTGGACGCAATCGATCCGGACGTGTTGCAGGCGATCGCTAGCCTAGGCTGCTTCAAAGAGCGGGACAAACTTATCCAAGAACTGCTCAGCCCAAA CCACAACACGGAGAAGGTGATTTACTTTCTGTTGCTCGAGAGGAAACGAAGAAGACCGGCGTGCGAGGACGAGCTGGAGGTAATGAGAGGAGGCGTCAGGGGATCTACGGGACAATTGGAAGCGGATCCTCCTAGGAAACGAGTCGACACGTGCCGAGTCAACGGCAGCACGGCCCTCAATCTCGGCGAAATTAGCCACGGCTCACCTTTGACTCCTAGAAGACAGTCGAG CGCGAGACACCACGCTCGTCGATCGCCGAGCACAGGATGCCACACGCACGCGTCCCATTCGCACGCGTCAACGCCGGGCAGTTCGCCGTTGCACGGCTCGAACGCCGTGGCAGGACTCCTGAGTCCTCACAGGACTCCTCCGAGCTCGCATCTGATCGTAAGTCAGACGGGAAGCCCTCACAGACTGTCGGCTATCACGACCACTGCGGGCAACGGAAACACGACCAGTCCGGCTGTCGCAGCTCCGGTTCCGACATTGCCCAACGTGGGAATAGAAATAAACGACGTCCAACAGG TCGCGGTCGGTGTTACGCCGCCAGGATCACCGCACACGGGAGCTGGTTCCGGCGCCCATCACTGGAGATCGAGGCTAACCACCATCAAGAATTCATTCCTGGGTAGCCCTCGATTTCATCGCCGCAAACTGCTCACAAGTACCGAGGAG GTACACCTCACGCCGGATTCATCTCCAGAACTTACGAAGAAATCGTGGTTCGGCAGCCTGATGACTACGGAGAAAGACGAAACGTTCACCGTTCTCGTTAAGGGGAAGGTATTGGCCAGCGTCAAAGCCGACTTGATTCACGCTTTCTTATCG ATAGCGGAGTTGTCTCACAGCGTCATCTCGCCGATGTCCTTCAAAGTGGAATACAAACGAGGAAGCACGGGACCCGCGATGTTCCAAAGACAAGTGCGTTTTCAAGTCGAAATCAGCGCCATTTCGAAACAACCGAGCGAACCGTTATTCGCCATTACCTTTACTCTGCTAAGCG GTAATATTCGAAGATTTAGGAGGGTTTGCGAGCACATTCAGTCGCAGGTCTGCTCGCGAAACGTAGGATTGAGCTTAGGAGGACAGAGCAGACCGGCACCGCCGAGTCCGCGAGCCTCGAGGAAGTTTGCTACGGAAATGAGCGAAAGTTCCAGTTGCGGCAGCGACACCAGCGAACGACTGTTCGTCAGCCCGCATCCAGCTACCAGACAGGTAGTCTGTTTCAACAAG ATCGACTCCGACATGGAGTCCGACACGTCCGTATTCGACGTGAAATCGCCGACACGCGAGAACGGCCGTCGAAGTTCCACGTCGACGAACAATAATAACCCGTTACCAGGTGACGTGACGCCAACACCGGGAAGCCCGACGAAGGCGGTGCGCAGCAACTCGGAGAGCCAAAACACTCCGGAGAAGAAATGCGTGACCACGATGAGCGGCAACAACATAGCGTGA